CTAAACCTGAAACAATTCCACCCAGACTTTCAACTAATTTTACTGCTGCTTCAACTGTTCCACCAGTTGCTAATAAATCATCTACTATTAAAACTTTTTGCCCTGCCTCTATCGCATCTTTATGTATACACAATGTATTTGAACCATATTCTAAGTCATAAGAATATTCAATTACTTCTCTTGGTAATTTGTTAGGTTTTCTAACAGGCACAAAGCCTACCTCAAGTGCATAAGAAACCGGACAACCAAATATAAACCCCCTTGCTTCCGGTCCAACTACTAAATCTATTTCTCTTTCCTTTGCAAATTCAACTATTTTGTCAGTTGC
This Fusobacterium russii ATCC 25533 DNA region includes the following protein-coding sequences:
- a CDS encoding adenine phosphoribosyltransferase, producing MDLKKYVATVKDYPKEGIIFRDITPLMNSGKAFKYATDKIVEFAKEREIDLVVGPEARGFIFGCPVSYALEVGFVPVRKPNKLPREVIEYSYDLEYGSNTLCIHKDAIEAGQKVLIVDDLLATGGTVEAAVKLVESLGGIVSGLAFLIELEDLKGREKLKGYDILTLMKY